In the genome of Flavobacterium panacagri, one region contains:
- a CDS encoding DUF4843 domain-containing protein, whose amino-acid sequence MKNITFAILICSLLFIGCEEEPKSVFPEDFSGLNLWLGTNTTKPDSLEYNYAFKSLNSVDSIMFSVRLTGFSNAQDRTFRLKPIAGDTTAILEGVHYKLKDYVLKANTYQDVFPVYIYRSSDFKNKSAKIVFGLKENENFKKGITERSDLKIVFKDKFSKPAHWDVDPLPYYRLSTFFGVYSDVKFQFITTIIGEAPVFKVRYTGTPVPPNEISYTRAQYYQNRCKSELIKYNQEHSQPLRDENNVLVVFP is encoded by the coding sequence ATGAAAAATATAACATTTGCAATACTAATCTGCTCCTTGCTATTTATAGGATGTGAAGAGGAACCCAAATCAGTATTTCCTGAAGATTTCAGCGGACTGAATTTATGGTTAGGCACTAACACTACAAAACCAGATAGTTTGGAGTACAACTATGCTTTTAAATCACTTAATAGTGTCGACAGCATAATGTTTTCTGTTAGATTAACTGGATTTTCTAATGCTCAAGACAGAACTTTCAGGTTAAAGCCAATAGCTGGAGATACCACTGCAATTTTAGAAGGAGTTCATTATAAGTTAAAGGACTATGTATTGAAAGCAAATACCTATCAAGATGTTTTTCCTGTTTATATCTACCGTTCTTCTGATTTTAAGAATAAGTCTGCTAAGATTGTTTTTGGACTTAAAGAAAATGAAAACTTTAAAAAGGGAATTACAGAACGTTCTGATCTAAAAATTGTTTTCAAGGACAAATTTAGTAAACCGGCTCATTGGGATGTAGACCCGCTTCCTTATTACAGGTTGTCTACCTTTTTTGGTGTTTACTCGGATGTTAAATTTCAATTTATTACAACCATAATCGGTGAAGCGCCAGTATTCAAAGTTCGTTACACAGGCACACCGGTTCCTCCTAATGAAATTAGTTATACGCGTGCCCAGTATTATCAAAATCGCTGCAAAAGCGAATTGATAAAGTACAATCAAGAGCACAGTCAGCCTTTGAGAGATGAAAATAATGTATTAGTTGTTT
- a CDS encoding alpha/beta hydrolase family protein, producing the protein MRQNRLQNKEISFPEKGTFINDKGLEVEYWFIKPARFEQGKKYPLLTEIHGGPASMFGPGDASMWLEYQFFAAQGYGVLYSNPRGSSGYGEKFLRSNIKDWGPGPSSDVLTALDKSIAQGWVDTSRLFITGGSYAGYLTTWIISHDQRFRAASSQRGVYDLSTFFGEGNVWRMVPRYWGGYPWEEETKAILERESPLNYAENINTPFLIIHGDNDYRTGVTQSQMLYKTLKVLGKPVEYVRQPGASHEITRSGDNRQRIDQLLRTYEFFERFNQKQ; encoded by the coding sequence ATGCGACAGAACCGGCTTCAGAATAAAGAGATAAGTTTTCCTGAAAAAGGGACTTTTATAAACGATAAAGGATTGGAAGTTGAATATTGGTTTATAAAACCGGCTCGTTTCGAGCAGGGTAAAAAATACCCATTATTAACAGAAATCCACGGTGGGCCTGCTTCAATGTTTGGACCCGGTGATGCGAGCATGTGGCTGGAGTACCAGTTTTTTGCAGCGCAGGGGTATGGTGTTTTATACAGTAATCCAAGAGGGTCTTCGGGATATGGCGAAAAATTCCTGAGATCAAATATTAAAGACTGGGGACCAGGACCATCAAGCGATGTCTTAACAGCTTTGGACAAAAGCATCGCACAAGGCTGGGTCGATACCAGCAGATTATTTATTACAGGAGGTTCTTATGCAGGGTATTTGACGACCTGGATTATCAGTCATGACCAGCGTTTTAGGGCTGCTTCCAGCCAGCGAGGGGTTTATGATCTGAGTACTTTTTTCGGAGAAGGTAATGTTTGGAGGATGGTTCCAAGATATTGGGGCGGTTATCCCTGGGAAGAAGAAACAAAAGCGATTTTAGAACGAGAATCGCCATTGAATTATGCAGAAAATATTAATACGCCATTTTTGATTATTCATGGAGATAATGACTATAGAACAGGTGTTACGCAGAGCCAGATGTTATACAAGACCTTAAAAGTTTTAGGAAAACCCGTAGAATATGTCAGACAGCCGGGAGCAAGCCATGAAATTACCAGAAGCGGGGATAACCGCCAGAGGATTGATCAGCTTTTAAGAACTTATGAATTCTTTGAACGATTTAATCAAAAGCAATAA
- a CDS encoding SDR family oxidoreductase, translating to MKILLTGATGYIGKRLLPLLLDHGNEVICCVRDKNRFYFPEQFENKIQVIEADFLDPESLKSIPDDIDAAYYLIHSMSGASNYDQLESISAHYFIEKINQTNAKQIIYLSGIVNDKSLSKHLSSRKAVEDILKTAALPLTVLRAGIIVGSGSASFEIIRDLVDKLPLMITPKWLNTKCQPIAISDVLEFLIRSLLNPAVYGESFDIGGPDILTYKEMLLEFARAKKLRRYIYTVPVMTPKLSSYWLYFVTSTSFKLASALVSSMKVEVICRDNRINSLLGVTPITYRQALERALKKISDDDIISSWKDSRVSGQFKGNVSQYLKVPKKGCYIDRRKRAVINREYTIARIWSIGGETGWYYADWLWELRGFIDKVFGGVGTRRGRTHKTQIHAGDALDFWRVVYADKKKGKLVLYAEMKLPGEAWLEFKIINNTLYQAATFKPHGLMGRLYWYAVLPFHGFIFDGMLKKLI from the coding sequence ATGAAAATTCTTTTAACAGGCGCTACAGGTTATATCGGCAAGAGGCTGCTGCCCTTGCTGCTGGATCACGGAAATGAAGTAATCTGCTGCGTTCGGGATAAAAACAGGTTTTACTTTCCTGAACAATTTGAAAATAAAATACAGGTCATTGAAGCTGATTTTCTGGATCCGGAAAGCCTGAAGAGTATTCCCGATGATATAGACGCGGCCTATTACCTGATCCATTCCATGTCCGGCGCTTCCAATTATGATCAGCTGGAAAGCATTTCGGCACATTATTTTATAGAAAAAATAAACCAGACAAATGCAAAACAGATTATTTACCTCAGCGGAATTGTAAATGATAAGTCATTATCCAAACATTTGTCATCAAGGAAGGCGGTGGAAGATATTTTAAAGACTGCAGCATTGCCCTTAACGGTGCTTCGGGCCGGAATAATAGTAGGATCGGGAAGCGCCTCTTTTGAAATAATACGTGATCTGGTGGATAAACTGCCCCTTATGATTACCCCAAAATGGCTCAATACCAAATGCCAGCCGATTGCCATCAGCGATGTTTTGGAGTTTTTAATCCGCTCGCTGTTAAATCCGGCAGTTTATGGTGAAAGTTTTGATATCGGGGGACCTGATATTTTGACCTACAAGGAAATGCTGCTGGAGTTTGCCAGAGCAAAAAAACTACGGAGATACATTTACACCGTACCGGTGATGACCCCGAAATTATCGTCCTACTGGCTGTATTTTGTGACTTCAACTTCCTTTAAGCTGGCCTCGGCGCTGGTCAGCAGCATGAAAGTGGAAGTCATCTGCCGAGATAACAGGATTAACAGCCTGCTGGGCGTTACACCTATTACTTACCGGCAGGCATTAGAGAGGGCTTTGAAAAAAATCAGTGATGATGATATCATCTCGAGCTGGAAAGACTCCCGTGTCAGCGGACAGTTCAAAGGAAATGTTTCCCAATACCTGAAGGTCCCAAAAAAGGGCTGTTACATTGACAGAAGAAAAAGAGCAGTCATAAACAGGGAATATACAATTGCTCGGATCTGGTCCATAGGAGGAGAGACCGGGTGGTATTACGCCGACTGGCTCTGGGAGCTGCGCGGATTCATCGATAAGGTTTTTGGCGGTGTGGGCACCAGAAGGGGAAGGACGCATAAAACGCAGATACATGCAGGGGATGCACTGGATTTCTGGAGGGTTGTATATGCCGATAAGAAGAAGGGCAAACTGGTTTTGTATGCCGAGATGAAACTTCCGGGCGAAGCCTGGCTGGAATTTAAAATAATCAACAATACCTTATATCAGGCGGCCACTTTTAAACCCCACGGTCTTATGGGAAGACTATACTGGTATGCCGTGCTGCCGTTTCATGGTTTTATATTTGACGGCATGCTTAAAAAACTCATTTAA
- a CDS encoding IS6 family transposase: protein MNTKGHCYPKYIILQAVYFKLRFTLSYRDVEELMKIRGVIVDHATIQRWVYKFAPLLEAEMKKRKGRVGESWRLDETYIKVKGIWCYLYRAVDKLGNTVDFLLTRKRQRMSAQSFLIKAISNNYRPRVVNIDKSGSNTAAIKVYNKRSFTKIKIRQCKYLNNIVEQDHRFIKWRIQNGLGFKSFESARRTLSGIEVVHMLRKNQMVRPGITMFKSFCKLAG from the coding sequence ATGAATACTAAAGGTCATTGTTATCCAAAATACATAATTCTTCAGGCAGTATATTTCAAGCTAAGATTTACACTTAGTTACCGTGATGTTGAAGAACTAATGAAGATTAGAGGAGTCATTGTGGATCATGCGACGATTCAGCGTTGGGTTTACAAGTTTGCACCTTTGCTTGAGGCAGAAATGAAGAAGAGAAAAGGCAGAGTGGGGGAGAGTTGGAGATTGGATGAGACCTACATCAAAGTAAAAGGTATTTGGTGTTATTTATATAGGGCAGTAGATAAATTAGGCAATACGGTTGATTTTCTTTTGACCAGAAAAAGACAAAGAATGAGTGCGCAGTCATTTCTAATTAAAGCAATTAGTAATAACTACAGACCAAGAGTAGTAAACATTGATAAAAGCGGTTCTAATACTGCCGCTATCAAAGTCTATAACAAACGTTCATTCACAAAGATTAAAATCCGGCAGTGTAAATATCTCAACAATATTGTCGAACAGGACCATCGATTTATAAAATGGAGGATACAAAATGGGTTAGGCTTTAAAAGTTTTGAATCGGCAAGACGAACATTGAGCGGAATTGAAGTTGTGCATATGCTGAGAAAGAATCAAATGGTTAGACCAGGGATAACTATGTTTAAATCATTCTGTAAATTGGCGGGCTAA
- a CDS encoding RagB/SusD family nutrient uptake outer membrane protein encodes MKVYKIFPQIIVLTLSLVLSSCTDWLDVEPKSQVRDSNLFSSESGFKEALAGVYTTLAYEPLYGREMTFGLMGVLGAEWDFQSISYDFDKTYDYKNSTTSLNRIDAIWNQMYNAIANDNKLLEEIDAKKGAFIDNNFNIIKGEALALRAWIHFDLLRVFGASYKENPNKLSIPYFTKASKEIAPQLSVDAVITNVINDLNQAAELLKNDPIVTGQQITIADDNGYLMNRQVHLNYYAVKGLLARAYLYKHDHAQAVSNAMEVINSAKFPWITQNSLVDANNANLIFSTEHLFALNIVRMNTIYQNSFTTTGGSNVFYMFPATRTEYYDSNSDDYRYLYWYRANNEGNYFLRKYEQLESTSWPTAYRNKMPIIKLSEMYFIAAEALKDTDITKASAMINEVRIHRGLTTMNIDRAVFDAVLLQEFRKDVVGEGQLFFFHKRLNSSRIPRSPINDIIAVKGYKLPIPISELNNAPGRVDNQ; translated from the coding sequence ATGAAAGTATATAAAATATTTCCCCAAATAATTGTCTTAACTCTATCGTTAGTTTTGAGTTCTTGTACAGACTGGCTCGATGTTGAACCCAAGTCCCAAGTTCGCGATAGTAATTTATTTTCATCCGAAAGTGGCTTCAAAGAGGCATTGGCAGGCGTTTACACGACTTTGGCCTACGAACCATTATATGGAAGAGAAATGACCTTCGGATTAATGGGAGTTTTAGGGGCTGAGTGGGATTTTCAAAGTATTTCTTATGACTTTGATAAAACCTATGATTATAAAAACAGCACTACTTCCTTAAACAGAATTGATGCTATTTGGAATCAGATGTATAACGCAATAGCTAATGATAATAAATTATTAGAAGAAATTGATGCTAAAAAAGGAGCCTTTATAGATAATAATTTTAACATTATAAAAGGAGAGGCTTTAGCATTAAGAGCATGGATTCATTTTGACCTTCTTCGTGTATTTGGGGCAAGCTATAAGGAAAACCCAAACAAATTGTCTATTCCGTATTTCACAAAAGCGAGTAAGGAAATTGCACCGCAGCTTTCAGTAGATGCCGTAATTACTAATGTTATTAATGATTTGAACCAAGCAGCAGAGTTATTGAAAAACGATCCTATAGTAACAGGCCAGCAAATTACTATTGCAGATGATAATGGATATTTAATGAATCGTCAGGTGCATTTAAATTATTATGCGGTCAAAGGACTCTTGGCAAGAGCTTATCTCTATAAACATGATCACGCTCAAGCAGTCTCGAATGCTATGGAGGTAATAAATTCAGCGAAATTCCCTTGGATTACTCAAAATAGTTTGGTAGATGCAAATAATGCAAACCTTATATTTTCTACGGAACATTTATTTGCTTTAAATATTGTTCGAATGAATACTATATATCAAAACTCGTTTACCACAACAGGTGGTAGTAATGTTTTTTATATGTTTCCTGCAACCAGAACCGAATATTACGATAGTAATTCAGATGATTACAGATATCTATACTGGTACAGAGCAAACAATGAAGGGAATTATTTTTTAAGAAAGTACGAGCAGTTAGAAAGTACAAGCTGGCCGACTGCTTATAGAAATAAAATGCCAATTATCAAATTGTCTGAAATGTACTTTATTGCTGCGGAAGCTCTCAAAGACACAGATATTACAAAAGCTTCAGCAATGATTAATGAAGTACGAATACATAGAGGGTTAACCACAATGAATATTGATCGTGCTGTATTTGATGCTGTTTTATTACAAGAATTTAGAAAGGATGTTGTAGGCGAAGGACAACTGTTCTTTTTTCATAAAAGATTAAACTCAAGCCGTATTCCTCGTTCGCCAATTAATGATATAATAGCGGTAAAAGGTTACAAATTACCAATTCCAATAAGTGAGCTTAATAACGCACCTGGCAGAGTAGATAATCAATAA
- a CDS encoding FecR family protein, giving the protein MTTLNKLYKLSRQIALSLVKEEDPKELKETDLFEQKYKDYIFENVNSPEKRRQRQLLAQQINKKRAWKNIEKTIGADSKSYLWKYAAAAVIVLGTLFYFTQHDSINKIETSLASDKPAIAPGTDKAILVLGNGKTIVLGNGNSYKGKGVTTNDKSVTYSDNNVAIEFNYLTIPRAGQFSLLLADGTKVRLNSETQLKFPNRFIDGKPRFVELVYGEAYFEVSPSTAHKGAHFNVKTKGQNVEVLGTQFNIKAYKDEENLITTLKEGKVVIDYAAKKEELSPGEQSVLHSATSSLRITPANLDRELSWLNGQFVFDNLTLKDIVKVLSRWYDVEFIIKDETIKNEKFKGQFSKNQNLEVILELIKTTNQIKSYEIKEKTVIFR; this is encoded by the coding sequence ATGACGACTTTAAACAAACTTTATAAACTTTCAAGACAGATTGCTCTATCGCTGGTCAAAGAAGAAGACCCAAAAGAATTAAAAGAGACGGATCTTTTTGAGCAAAAATATAAAGACTACATTTTTGAAAACGTAAACAGTCCTGAAAAAAGAAGACAGCGACAGTTATTAGCACAACAAATAAATAAAAAAAGAGCTTGGAAAAATATAGAAAAAACCATTGGCGCAGATAGTAAATCATATTTATGGAAATATGCTGCCGCTGCAGTGATTGTATTAGGAACTCTTTTCTATTTTACCCAACACGATTCTATAAACAAAATTGAAACTTCCCTTGCATCCGATAAACCAGCTATTGCACCCGGTACAGATAAAGCGATCTTAGTTTTAGGAAATGGAAAGACTATCGTTTTAGGAAACGGAAATAGTTACAAAGGCAAAGGAGTAACTACAAATGATAAATCAGTAACCTATTCAGATAATAATGTCGCTATAGAGTTCAATTATCTAACCATTCCGCGTGCAGGACAATTCTCTTTATTATTAGCCGATGGAACAAAGGTTAGACTTAACTCTGAAACTCAGCTAAAATTTCCTAATCGTTTTATCGACGGTAAACCTCGTTTTGTAGAGCTGGTATATGGTGAAGCCTATTTTGAAGTATCTCCAAGTACAGCTCACAAAGGGGCACACTTCAACGTAAAAACCAAAGGACAAAATGTTGAAGTACTCGGTACCCAATTCAATATCAAAGCCTATAAAGACGAAGAAAATCTAATAACCACCTTAAAAGAGGGGAAGGTTGTTATTGATTACGCTGCTAAAAAAGAAGAATTAAGTCCCGGAGAGCAATCTGTTTTACATTCTGCCACTTCTTCTTTAAGAATAACTCCTGCCAATCTAGATAGGGAATTATCCTGGTTGAATGGTCAATTTGTTTTTGATAATTTGACTTTAAAGGATATTGTAAAAGTTTTATCCCGATGGTATGATGTGGAATTTATTATCAAAGATGAAACGATTAAAAATGAGAAGTTTAAAGGACAATTTAGCAAAAACCAAAACCTTGAAGTGATACTAGAATTAATTAAAACTACTAACCAAATTAAATCCTATGAAATAAAAGAAAAGACTGTGATTTTTAGATAA
- a CDS encoding RNA polymerase sigma-70 factor, whose product MKTLTLKEYKYTFDSLYTSLCLFANKYVENLETSQDLVQDVFIKIWEEKIAFKNEQAIKSYLYIAVKNQSLDYLKSAYVRTTHSLDAEDISKWETDQFFHSEVVISDTIHILEKAITSLPEKCAQIIRLSMKGMSNPEIAEELQISINTIKLQKKIAYKRLRPLLKDYFFLFAIMAELKN is encoded by the coding sequence ATGAAAACATTAACATTGAAAGAATATAAGTATACATTTGACAGTTTGTATACTAGTTTATGCCTTTTTGCCAATAAGTATGTTGAAAATCTTGAAACCTCGCAAGATTTAGTCCAAGATGTTTTTATCAAGATATGGGAAGAAAAAATTGCCTTTAAGAATGAGCAAGCTATTAAATCATATTTATATATAGCTGTTAAAAATCAGTCTCTCGATTATTTGAAGAGTGCTTATGTAAGAACAACTCACTCTTTAGATGCAGAAGATATATCCAAATGGGAGACGGATCAGTTTTTTCATAGTGAAGTGGTTATCTCTGACACAATTCATATATTAGAAAAAGCGATAACATCGTTACCTGAAAAATGTGCTCAAATTATAAGATTGAGTATGAAAGGGATGAGTAATCCAGAAATTGCTGAGGAACTTCAAATTTCTATAAATACCATTAAACTGCAAAAAAAGATTGCCTACAAGCGTTTACGTCCTTTATTAAAAGATTATTTCTTTTTATTCGCTATTATGGCCGAATTAAAAAATTAG
- a CDS encoding SDR family NAD(P)-dependent oxidoreductase, with amino-acid sequence MKTIVIVGGSKGIGNAVVMQNLENCRIINISRTAPDITHPNLIHFAIDVLGDPLPEFESMDALVYCPGSINLKPILGLSLDDFRNDFEINVVGAVKVIQHYLPALKKGEKPSIVLFSSVAAKLGMPFHASIAASKAAVEGLVKSLGAELAPLIRINAIAPTITETSLSASILRNDRMKENMKERHPLKNYLKPEEVGRMAGYLISEDAASISGQVFAMDYGLVSFKL; translated from the coding sequence ATGAAAACTATTGTAATTGTTGGCGGCAGTAAAGGAATAGGGAATGCTGTTGTAATGCAGAATCTGGAAAACTGCCGGATTATCAATATCAGCAGGACAGCTCCTGATATTACCCATCCGAATTTAATTCATTTTGCAATCGATGTGCTCGGGGATCCTTTGCCTGAATTTGAAAGTATGGATGCCCTGGTTTATTGTCCGGGATCTATAAACCTGAAACCCATTCTGGGCTTAAGCCTGGATGATTTCAGAAATGATTTTGAAATTAATGTGGTGGGAGCAGTCAAAGTGATTCAGCATTATCTGCCTGCGTTAAAGAAAGGGGAAAAACCTTCTATTGTTTTATTCAGCAGTGTTGCGGCAAAACTCGGAATGCCTTTTCATGCCAGTATTGCGGCCTCGAAAGCAGCAGTAGAGGGTCTGGTTAAATCGCTCGGCGCCGAGCTTGCCCCGTTAATCCGTATCAATGCTATTGCCCCGACTATTACAGAGACTTCTTTATCAGCATCTATTTTAAGAAACGACAGGATGAAGGAAAATATGAAGGAACGACACCCCTTGAAAAATTATCTAAAACCCGAGGAGGTTGGACGTATGGCTGGCTATCTTATCTCTGAAGATGCAGCATCAATTTCAGGCCAGGTTTTCGCGATGGATTATGGTTTGGTAAGCTTTAAATTGTAA
- a CDS encoding SusC/RagA family TonB-linked outer membrane protein, which translates to MSPTIAFSQNEKIVIKKDVTISVNEIFDLIIQQTNYNFIYSQDLFLNAPKVNLKKGTVKISDLLEKCVTANKLEFSLAGNNTIVIKPSLVAIPRNSNQQIEIQISGIVTDAKGLAIPGVSVTSKKTKNTEVTDLNGQFTIQVAENDILQFSYIGYKTKEVPISNSRQIKVVLEEDVTELQAVKIVSTGIYTRNKESFTGAASTFTAAELRTIGNQNLIQSLKVLDPSFVQIDNIAAGSNPNILPDVQIRGANSLPGLSGEYANNPNSPLFILDGFETTLQKIYDLDMNRVAAVTILKDAAAKAIYGSRAANGVVVVETKRPQKGKLRVSYTGDLNVTAPDLSSYHLTNAEQKLQVELNAGRYSSNFYYSEQLLKEQYNRTYAEVARGVNTYWLSQPLTTAVGHKSTLSLEGGDDNFTYGADLTYNSIPGVMKESGRRTTSGNIFLSYRVSDFIFRNILTVTGNHAYDSPYGSFSEYTRLNPYWTPYDDNGNIKKLLGQFNSGSGTPVNYYNPLFNATLGTKNFSDYIDITNNFQAEWTVSKALKIVGRIGYTQIHETREDFYPANHTRYAEYSEEDFYRRGDYTITDGISHSIKTDLTLNYSKTINKHLFYLNAGWNLYEVGSESHGVHAQGFLNDRVDYINFARQYAQDGRPSGSDALTRETGLLSALNYSYDDRYLADLTYRLQGSSIFGADNRWGNFWSVGLGWNIHKEKFFKQDWITQLKLRTSTGYTGSQNFNPYQAMATYNYFTDSYYDNIVGAKLIGLANDQLKWQQTQDYNFGLDLGLWSKLSLRFDYYISLTNNLLTPVSMPGSVGFSTISENLGEIRNNGVDATLNYKVWSNPSSNSFVNLFLNVGSNKNKLVKISDALNSVNDELEADRGTSTKPFVRYQEGKSTTAIWAVRSMGIDPATGSEIFVKKNGELTYVWDPNDQVAVGESTPKVRGSFGFNAQYKGFGINCAFSYRLGAQYYNQTLVDRVENVDIQYNVDERVFTDTWKNPGDNVFFKAIGRTPTRTNPSSRFVQDLDELLLNSVNVSYDFRNKNFLEKSHLSRLRLTLFGNDLARISTIRAERGLDFPFARTFSFSVQASF; encoded by the coding sequence ATGTCGCCAACAATAGCTTTTTCTCAGAATGAAAAAATTGTGATAAAGAAAGACGTGACAATTAGTGTTAATGAAATATTTGACTTAATTATCCAGCAAACCAATTACAATTTTATCTATTCTCAAGATTTGTTTTTAAATGCACCCAAGGTAAATTTAAAAAAGGGAACAGTTAAAATTTCAGATTTACTTGAAAAGTGTGTTACAGCTAATAAGCTTGAGTTTTCATTAGCTGGAAATAACACTATTGTAATCAAACCTTCTCTTGTAGCAATTCCGCGTAATTCTAATCAGCAAATAGAAATTCAGATATCTGGTATTGTAACAGATGCTAAGGGTTTAGCTATACCGGGAGTAAGTGTAACTTCAAAAAAGACAAAAAATACTGAAGTTACAGACTTGAATGGACAATTTACTATACAAGTTGCTGAAAATGATATTCTTCAATTTTCATATATAGGTTATAAAACTAAAGAAGTTCCAATTAGTAATAGTAGGCAGATTAAAGTAGTTTTAGAAGAAGACGTTACAGAACTTCAGGCAGTAAAAATTGTATCTACTGGAATCTATACCAGAAATAAGGAAAGTTTTACCGGCGCGGCATCTACATTCACAGCCGCTGAGTTGAGAACTATAGGAAATCAGAACTTAATTCAAAGTTTAAAAGTACTAGACCCCTCATTTGTTCAGATTGATAATATAGCTGCAGGATCGAATCCTAATATTTTACCAGATGTACAAATCAGAGGAGCTAACAGCTTACCAGGTTTAAGTGGCGAATATGCAAATAACCCCAATTCCCCATTGTTTATCTTGGATGGGTTTGAGACTACTCTGCAGAAAATCTACGACCTGGATATGAACAGGGTAGCTGCTGTAACCATCCTTAAAGATGCCGCGGCAAAAGCTATTTATGGTTCCAGAGCGGCAAACGGAGTTGTTGTAGTTGAAACTAAAAGACCTCAAAAAGGGAAACTGAGAGTAAGCTACACGGGAGATCTAAATGTAACCGCTCCGGATTTGAGCAGTTATCATTTAACCAATGCGGAGCAAAAACTTCAGGTAGAATTAAATGCTGGGAGGTACAGTTCTAATTTTTATTATAGTGAACAATTACTCAAAGAGCAATATAATCGAACCTATGCTGAGGTAGCAAGAGGAGTTAATACCTATTGGCTTTCGCAGCCCTTAACAACAGCTGTGGGGCATAAAAGTACATTGTCTTTAGAAGGAGGAGATGATAATTTTACTTACGGAGCAGATTTAACATATAACTCCATACCAGGAGTTATGAAAGAATCAGGGCGCAGAACGACTTCGGGCAATATATTTTTATCGTATCGTGTGAGTGATTTCATTTTTAGAAATATTTTGACGGTTACCGGCAATCATGCTTACGATTCTCCTTATGGTTCATTTTCGGAATACACAAGATTAAATCCGTATTGGACACCATATGATGATAATGGCAATATTAAAAAATTATTAGGACAGTTTAATTCCGGATCTGGAACTCCTGTAAACTATTATAATCCATTATTTAATGCCACGTTAGGAACTAAAAATTTTAGTGATTACATTGATATTACCAATAATTTTCAAGCAGAGTGGACTGTTTCCAAGGCACTTAAAATTGTTGGTCGTATCGGCTATACGCAGATTCATGAAACCAGAGAAGATTTTTATCCTGCCAATCATACCCGCTATGCTGAATATTCGGAAGAAGATTTCTATAGAAGAGGGGATTATACCATAACCGATGGTATAAGCCATTCTATTAAAACAGATCTTACGCTAAATTATTCCAAAACGATCAATAAACACCTTTTTTATCTAAATGCCGGATGGAATTTATATGAAGTGGGAAGCGAAAGCCATGGTGTACATGCTCAAGGATTTTTAAATGACAGAGTTGATTATATAAATTTTGCAAGACAATATGCTCAAGATGGACGACCATCAGGTTCTGATGCTCTTACTCGTGAAACGGGATTACTTTCTGCATTAAACTATTCATATGATGACCGCTATTTAGCAGATCTTACCTATCGTTTGCAAGGATCCAGCATATTTGGTGCCGATAACCGCTGGGGGAATTTCTGGTCGGTTGGTTTAGGATGGAATATTCACAAAGAAAAATTCTTCAAACAAGATTGGATAACGCAGTTAAAATTACGCACTTCGACAGGATATACAGGAAGCCAGAATTTTAATCCTTATCAGGCCATGGCTACTTACAACTATTTTACAGATAGTTATTATGATAATATAGTGGGAGCAAAATTAATAGGTTTGGCAAATGATCAGTTGAAGTGGCAGCAGACGCAAGATTATAACTTTGGTCTAGATTTAGGGTTATGGAGCAAATTATCTTTACGATTTGATTATTACATAAGTCTCACTAATAACCTGCTTACACCTGTTTCAATGCCCGGATCAGTAGGGTTTAGCACTATTTCAGAAAATTTAGGCGAAATAAGAAATAATGGTGTCGATGCCACTTTAAACTATAAAGTATGGAGTAATCCTTCCAGCAATAGTTTTGTTAATTTATTTTTAAACGTTGGATCTAATAAAAACAAATTAGTTAAAATTTCGGATGCACTGAACTCAGTTAATGATGAATTAGAAGCAGATAGAGGCACATCTACAAAACCCTTTGTAAGATATCAGGAAGGAAAATCGACTACTGCTATCTGGGCTGTTCGATCTATGGGAATTGATCCTGCTACAGGGAGTGAAATTTTTGTAAAAAAGAACGGAGAGCTAACTTATGTCTGGGATCCAAATGATCAGGTAGCTGTAGGAGAATCTACTCCTAAAGTGCGAGGAAGTTTTGGATTTAATGCACAGTACAAAGGTTTTGGTATCAACTGCGCATTTTCGTATCGTCTAGGAGCCCAATATTACAATCAAACTTTAGTGGATAGAGTAGAAAATGTGGATATTCAATATAATGTCGATGAACGTGTATTTACTGATACATGGAAAAATCCAGGAGATAATGTCTTCTTTAAAGCAATTGGCCGTACTCCAACCCGAACCAACCCAAGTTCCCGATTTGTTCAAGATCTTGATGAATTACTATTGAATTCTGTGAATGTTTCTTATGATTTTAGAAATAAGAACTTTTTAGAAAAATCGCATTTAAGCAGATTAAGATTGACACTATTCGGTAATGATTTAGCAAGAATCTCAACTATTAGAGCCGAAAGAGGATTAGATTTTCCTTTTGCAAGAACGTTTTCTTTTTCTGTCCAAGCATCATTTTAA